One Festucalex cinctus isolate MCC-2025b chromosome 1, RoL_Fcin_1.0, whole genome shotgun sequence genomic region harbors:
- the tmem11 gene encoding transmembrane protein 11, mitochondrial gives MASLGRRRGVPVSRERGVMAATDCYIVHEIYNGENAQDQFEYELEQALEAQYKYIVIEPTRIGDETARWITVGNCLHKTAVLSGAACLLTPLSLPPEYSRYVALPAGALSVACAALYGISWQFDPCCKYQVEYDSQKLSRLPLHTLTSSTPVVLVRRDDIHRKRLHNTIALAALAYCAKKIYELYAV, from the coding sequence GGGTGTGATGGCGGCGACCGACTGCTACATCGTTCACGAGATCTACAACGGGGAGAACGCACAGGACCAGTTTGAGTACGAGCTGGAGCAGGCACTGGAGGCCCAGTACAAATACATTGTTATCGAGCCCACGCGCATCGGCGACGAGACGGCGCGGTGGATTACGGTGGGAAACTGCCTGCACAAGACGGCCGTGCTGTCGGGCGCCGCTTGCCTCCTGACGCCGCTTTCGCTGCCACCGGAATACTCGCGCTACGTGGCGCTGCCCGCCGGCGCCCTCAGCGTGGCCTGCGCCGCCCTCTACGGGATTTCCTGGCAGTTTGACCCCTGCTGCAAGTACCAGGTGGAATATGACAGCCAAAAACTGTCGCGGCTGCCCCTGCACACGCTCACCTCCTCCACGCCCGTGGTCTTGGTGCGCAGGGATGACATCCACAGAAAGAGACTCCACAACACGATAGCACTGGCCGCGCTGGCGTACTGCGCCAAGAAGATCTACGAACTCTATGCTGTATGA
- the dhrs7b gene encoding dehydrogenase/reductase SDR family member 7B isoform X1 yields the protein MFRLLWGGKSTSAVTSHVRDFRRIVMERVTGGGALPALLLASAGVLLLYRLLGRLRAGAALQDAVVVITGASSGLGKECARVFHGAGARLVLCGRDAGRLQQVVEELNASARDGKQQTYIPSTVTFDLSDTHSMDRVAEDILKCYGRVDVLINNAGISYRGNILDTHLSVQRDVMETNYFGPVALTQALLPAMVRQRSGHIVVISSVQGKIAIPYRSAYAASKHATQAYFDCLRAEVERFGIPVTVISPGYIRTNLSVNAVTGDGSKYGVVDVTTATGRDPRHVAQAVLKAVRHKSKDVVLAGPLPTLAIYLRTLWPALFFKLMSSRARKEHKPKNT from the exons ATGTTCCGCCTTCTATGGGGTGGAAAAAGTACTTCTGCAGTGACAAGTCACGTCCGTGACTTTAGGAGGATT GTGATGGAGCGTGTCACCGGAGGAGGAGCACTACCAGCACTGCTCCTAGCAAGCGCGGGGGTTTTACTTCTCTATCGCCTACTTGGCCGCCTCCGAGCCGGAGCCGCTCTCCAGGATGCAGTGGTGGTCATCACGGGCGCCAGCTCCGGATTGGGCAAAG AATGCGCACGCGTATTCCATGGCGCAGGGGCTCGATTGGTACTGTGTGGTCGGGATGCAGGTCGGCTGCAGCAGGTGGTTGAGGAGCTGAACGCGAGCGCAAGGGACGGAAAGCAGCAG ACGTACATTCCCAGCACCGTCACCTTCGACCTGAGCGACACGCATTCGATGGACAGAGTGGCAGAGGACATCCTGAAGTGTTACGGGCGAGTGGACGTCCTCATCAATAATGCCGGAATCAGTTACCGTGGCAACATACTGGACACTCACTTGTCGGTTCAGAGGGATGTCATGGAAACGAATTACTTCGGGCCAGTTGCTCTTACGCAAG CTCTCCTGCCCGCCATGGTTCGCCAGCGCAGTGGCCATATTGTTGTGATAAGCAGTGTTCAAGGCAAGATCGCTATTCCGTACAGATCAGCCT ATGCGGCGTCCAAACACGCCACCCAGGCCTACTTTGATTGTTTACGGGCAGAGGTAGAGCGTTTCGGGATTCCGGTGACCGTCATTAGCCCGGGATACATCAGGACAAATCTGTCCGTCAATGCCGTCACGGGAGACGGCTCCAAGTATGGCG TTGTGGACGTGACCACAGCGACAGGTCGGGATCCCAGGCATGTGGCTCAGGCAGTTCTGAAAGCCGTGCGTCACAAGAGCAAAGATGTTGTTTTGGCAGGACCTTTACCCACGCTGGCCATCTATCTCCGCACACTGTGGCCCGCCCTCTTCTTCAAACTCATGTCCTCTCGTGCTCGCAAGGAGCACAAACCCAAAAATACTTGA
- the dhrs7b gene encoding dehydrogenase/reductase SDR family member 7B isoform X2 has protein sequence MERVTGGGALPALLLASAGVLLLYRLLGRLRAGAALQDAVVVITGASSGLGKECARVFHGAGARLVLCGRDAGRLQQVVEELNASARDGKQQTYIPSTVTFDLSDTHSMDRVAEDILKCYGRVDVLINNAGISYRGNILDTHLSVQRDVMETNYFGPVALTQALLPAMVRQRSGHIVVISSVQGKIAIPYRSAYAASKHATQAYFDCLRAEVERFGIPVTVISPGYIRTNLSVNAVTGDGSKYGVVDVTTATGRDPRHVAQAVLKAVRHKSKDVVLAGPLPTLAIYLRTLWPALFFKLMSSRARKEHKPKNT, from the exons ATGGAGCGTGTCACCGGAGGAGGAGCACTACCAGCACTGCTCCTAGCAAGCGCGGGGGTTTTACTTCTCTATCGCCTACTTGGCCGCCTCCGAGCCGGAGCCGCTCTCCAGGATGCAGTGGTGGTCATCACGGGCGCCAGCTCCGGATTGGGCAAAG AATGCGCACGCGTATTCCATGGCGCAGGGGCTCGATTGGTACTGTGTGGTCGGGATGCAGGTCGGCTGCAGCAGGTGGTTGAGGAGCTGAACGCGAGCGCAAGGGACGGAAAGCAGCAG ACGTACATTCCCAGCACCGTCACCTTCGACCTGAGCGACACGCATTCGATGGACAGAGTGGCAGAGGACATCCTGAAGTGTTACGGGCGAGTGGACGTCCTCATCAATAATGCCGGAATCAGTTACCGTGGCAACATACTGGACACTCACTTGTCGGTTCAGAGGGATGTCATGGAAACGAATTACTTCGGGCCAGTTGCTCTTACGCAAG CTCTCCTGCCCGCCATGGTTCGCCAGCGCAGTGGCCATATTGTTGTGATAAGCAGTGTTCAAGGCAAGATCGCTATTCCGTACAGATCAGCCT ATGCGGCGTCCAAACACGCCACCCAGGCCTACTTTGATTGTTTACGGGCAGAGGTAGAGCGTTTCGGGATTCCGGTGACCGTCATTAGCCCGGGATACATCAGGACAAATCTGTCCGTCAATGCCGTCACGGGAGACGGCTCCAAGTATGGCG TTGTGGACGTGACCACAGCGACAGGTCGGGATCCCAGGCATGTGGCTCAGGCAGTTCTGAAAGCCGTGCGTCACAAGAGCAAAGATGTTGTTTTGGCAGGACCTTTACCCACGCTGGCCATCTATCTCCGCACACTGTGGCCCGCCCTCTTCTTCAAACTCATGTCCTCTCGTGCTCGCAAGGAGCACAAACCCAAAAATACTTGA